One window of Saprospiraceae bacterium genomic DNA carries:
- a CDS encoding GNAT family N-acetyltransferase: protein MKLKTQRLLIRKFESADAQVLFELDSDPEVMKFISGKMPLSIADSAKAINRQLVYYERHKALGIFPAFLIDTKEFIGWCALRYLDTSDKIEVGYRLKKKFWGNGYATELTKALLNYGFENLNLKEIYAVTHLDNIASQKVLIKSGLKRIGQDTYYNNKVTLFKIENQIKT, encoded by the coding sequence ATGAAACTTAAAACGCAAAGACTTCTAATCCGAAAATTCGAATCTGCAGATGCACAAGTTTTATTTGAACTTGACTCAGACCCAGAAGTAATGAAGTTTATTAGTGGAAAGATGCCTCTATCAATTGCGGATTCGGCTAAAGCAATAAATAGGCAGCTTGTATATTATGAAAGACATAAAGCACTTGGCATATTTCCTGCCTTCCTTATAGATACAAAAGAATTTATTGGTTGGTGCGCTCTAAGGTACTTGGACACCTCAGATAAAATTGAAGTTGGTTACAGGCTGAAGAAAAAATTCTGGGGGAATGGCTATGCAACAGAATTAACTAAAGCTTTATTGAATTATGGTTTTGAGAATTTGAATTTAAAAGAGATTTATGCAGTGACACATCTCGATAACATTGCATCTCAAAAGGTTCTGATAAAATCTGGTCTAAAACGTATTGGGCAAGACACGTATTATAATAATAAAGTGACTCTGTTTAAGATTGAAAACCAAATTAAAACCTAA
- a CDS encoding T9SS type A sorting domain-containing protein, translating to MLVKKIPTANSQFQKDILGIKLFPNPAANFLSMTSEINKPIQYTLSSNQGQLIQQGEFSGKGQLNLESIELYGIFLPT from the coding sequence ATGCTAGTCAAAAAAATTCCCACCGCCAATTCACAATTTCAGAAGGATATTCTTGGCATTAAACTATTTCCCAATCCGGCTGCCAATTTTTTGAGTATGACATCCGAAATTAATAAACCAATCCAATATACACTCAGCTCAAATCAGGGACAGCTCATTCAGCAGGGTGAATTTTCAGGGAAGGGTCAACTGAATCTGGAATCAATTGAGCTGTATGGCATTTTTTTACCTACTTAG
- a CDS encoding dienelactone hydrolase family protein — MKLTYVLNLLLIFILSSCSEENPDKPTFTIGKNQFKIQVDGKERIYFVHVPPAYSHEHETPVVIMFHGTGQSGEQFYNISGWKEVGDVQNILTVFPSALSYCISEDGNTEQTTKWNVIGANYTYCNGEIPTDDIHFVREIIKQLKENYNVDSHRIYTVGFSNGGEFAARTALDMSNELAASTSTGGGGAMPRDTTIIPSRKLPVMLIFGNQDGKILTNLGLSSNDSIPMGFESVYSKYPFLYKVQVDPYIRCFELNDKNYNLFGDTSSIVYADYYGLSGIPENTFRIVEIKNLQHEYPNGINHPLNGALHNWEWFKQFKLP, encoded by the coding sequence ATGAAACTGACTTATGTACTAAATCTGCTTTTAATATTCATATTAAGTTCTTGCTCTGAAGAAAACCCAGATAAACCAACATTTACAATTGGTAAAAATCAATTTAAAATCCAAGTTGATGGGAAGGAAAGAATTTATTTTGTCCACGTACCTCCAGCTTACTCCCATGAACATGAAACACCCGTAGTGATTATGTTTCATGGAACAGGTCAGTCTGGTGAACAATTTTATAATATTTCCGGTTGGAAGGAAGTAGGTGATGTTCAGAATATTTTGACCGTTTTTCCATCGGCGCTTTCATATTGTATATCAGAGGATGGCAATACGGAACAAACTACAAAATGGAATGTCATTGGAGCAAATTATACCTATTGTAATGGAGAAATTCCAACAGATGATATTCATTTTGTTCGTGAAATCATTAAACAACTAAAGGAAAATTATAATGTTGATTCACATAGAATTTATACAGTAGGATTTTCAAACGGCGGTGAATTTGCGGCTAGAACAGCCCTCGATATGTCCAATGAACTTGCTGCATCCACTTCCACTGGTGGAGGGGGAGCTATGCCTAGAGATACCACAATAATACCTTCCAGAAAGTTGCCAGTAATGTTAATATTTGGAAATCAGGATGGAAAAATATTGACCAATTTAGGCCTTTCTTCAAACGATTCAATACCTATGGGATTTGAATCCGTTTATTCAAAATATCCCTTTTTATATAAAGTTCAGGTCGATCCCTATATCCGATGTTTTGAGTTGAATGATAAAAATTATAATTTATTTGGGGATACCAGTTCAATCGTTTACGCAGATTATTATGGTCTCAGTGGAATACCTGAAAATACTTTTAGAATAGTTGAAATAAAAAACCTTCAACACGAATATCCAAATGGTATTAATCACCCTTTAAATGGAGCATTGCACAATTGGGAATGGTTCAAACAATTTAAATTGCCTTAA
- a CDS encoding regulator: protein MLSCSSQVNTSSTKETSLALDSIPEIIGTSPALSGQAASPLNDPSLVSQYIRCIFQDSKGNYWFGPAGQSVARYDIKTLRYFSRAEFFQGNMRVSTDNWNSVHAIAEDHQANIWFGTDFGLVKYSANHLNGQENAFRTYNEVHGLSNINIGRKCILVDKSGILWVGTGGGVFKYNLTADTMAGKCFIPFQLIPPIAIKDIMEDKSGSIWFATQDQGIFCYDPHLPNGKTIKNITGKDGLGDNYAGGMIEDQIGNFWFTVKGGICKYDPKLPEGHDKAFTYLTSKDGIGGTEIWGIYLEKPGIIWITARGSTTRFDPSLGISNPKAFTVFTQEDGINCCVQSMYQDRSGRMWWGAGAGLYRFDGKRFYQVKQKGPW from the coding sequence ATTCTTTCTTGCTCTAGCCAAGTAAATACAAGCTCAACTAAGGAGACATCTTTAGCATTAGATTCGATCCCTGAAATCATAGGCACTTCGCCTGCATTAAGTGGTCAGGCGGCTTCACCTTTAAATGATCCGAGCCTTGTAAGTCAGTATATCCGATGTATTTTTCAGGATTCAAAAGGGAATTACTGGTTTGGTCCGGCTGGACAAAGTGTAGCTCGATATGACATCAAAACTTTAAGGTATTTTAGCAGAGCGGAGTTTTTTCAGGGCAATATGCGGGTAAGCACAGACAATTGGAATAGTGTGCATGCAATTGCTGAAGACCATCAGGCGAATATTTGGTTTGGTACAGACTTTGGACTCGTAAAATACAGTGCCAACCATTTAAACGGACAGGAAAACGCATTTAGAACCTATAATGAAGTCCATGGACTCAGCAATATAAACATTGGTCGAAAATGTATTCTTGTAGATAAATCAGGAATACTTTGGGTAGGCACCGGAGGCGGTGTTTTTAAATACAATCTGACGGCAGATACTATGGCTGGGAAATGTTTTATTCCGTTTCAATTGATTCCTCCGATAGCTATTAAAGACATCATGGAAGACAAGTCTGGAAGTATTTGGTTTGCTACACAAGACCAGGGAATTTTTTGTTATGATCCACATTTACCAAATGGGAAAACAATTAAGAATATTACTGGGAAAGATGGTTTGGGAGATAATTATGCAGGCGGCATGATCGAAGATCAAATTGGAAATTTTTGGTTTACAGTTAAAGGTGGAATTTGCAAATACGATCCTAAGCTTCCAGAAGGGCATGATAAAGCATTCACTTATTTAACATCTAAAGATGGAATAGGAGGTACAGAAATTTGGGGCATCTATTTGGAAAAGCCGGGCATCATTTGGATTACTGCCAGAGGCAGTACGACACGATTCGATCCTTCTCTTGGTATTTCAAATCCAAAGGCGTTTACCGTATTTACCCAAGAAGACGGGATTAACTGCTGTGTTCAAAGTATGTATCAAGATAGATCAGGAAGGATGTGGTGGGGCGCAGGCGCCGGACTCTACCGTTTTGATGGCAAACGATTTTATCAGGTAAAACAAAAAGGCCCTTGGTAG
- a CDS encoding amino acid permease, with protein sequence MRGFVGFRLLKINPLGIFRAASTAANAAISPTIFFGAWIFGGLIAICGALTYAEIGSRYPVTGAYYKIFSEAYHPSVAFAINGIVLVSNAASLGGVALIGSDYLSEVVFAQPPTDAIKALIGIGAIALFYGINLMGLRISSKALNVLMFIKIGMILLIISSLFFPSTHVIQNESLVQTDALSWKSIVASFAACLVAVSFTYGGYQQTINFGEEIQSPNKTISKSIFTGILIVIALYLLVNLSYYKVIGFEELKSAKGIAALVAGKLFGPFGKSLFAILLFLAVLAYVDVMLLSNPRVMSAMSKDGMLPAAFSKKYGKREVLTVGLTAFSLISMIVIFYAETFDRILGFVMILDSLGMATSAATLFYFRRKSNTTSSAEIYKIKYYPWMPLLFIITYIFVGLACIYANPSYGVTSLIVFIALVMVYFIIKKMGREETRG encoded by the coding sequence ATGCGAGGCTTCGTTGGATTCAGGCTATTGAAAATAAATCCTTTGGGCATTTTCAGAGCAGCATCCACAGCAGCAAATGCGGCTATTAGTCCGACGATATTTTTTGGCGCCTGGATATTTGGTGGTTTGATTGCAATATGTGGAGCGCTTACCTATGCCGAAATCGGTTCAAGGTATCCTGTAACCGGAGCCTATTATAAAATATTTTCTGAAGCTTATCATCCTTCGGTTGCTTTTGCAATTAATGGAATTGTACTGGTGTCGAATGCGGCTTCCCTGGGTGGGGTTGCACTTATAGGAAGTGATTATTTGTCAGAAGTGGTTTTTGCACAGCCGCCAACAGATGCAATAAAAGCATTGATTGGAATCGGGGCGATTGCGTTATTTTATGGAATTAATTTGATGGGCTTGCGAATCAGTTCGAAAGCACTCAATGTTTTAATGTTTATTAAAATTGGGATGATCTTGTTAATTATTTCTTCCTTATTTTTTCCTTCAACCCATGTCATCCAAAATGAAAGTTTGGTGCAGACGGATGCACTTTCGTGGAAAAGCATAGTGGCTTCTTTTGCTGCTTGTTTGGTTGCTGTTTCATTTACATATGGAGGGTATCAGCAAACCATAAATTTTGGTGAAGAAATTCAATCACCTAATAAAACGATTTCGAAAAGCATTTTTACAGGTATTCTGATAGTAATTGCATTGTATCTTTTAGTCAATCTGAGTTATTATAAAGTAATTGGCTTTGAAGAATTAAAATCAGCAAAAGGGATTGCAGCCTTGGTAGCAGGAAAGCTGTTTGGTCCATTTGGAAAGTCCTTATTTGCGATTTTATTATTTCTTGCCGTATTGGCTTATGTAGATGTGATGTTGCTGAGCAATCCCAGGGTTATGTCCGCCATGAGTAAAGACGGCATGTTGCCGGCAGCTTTTAGTAAAAAATATGGCAAACGGGAAGTCCTCACGGTTGGATTGACCGCATTCAGTTTAATCAGTATGATTGTAATATTTTATGCTGAAACATTTGATCGCATACTCGGTTTTGTTATGATTTTGGATTCATTGGGAATGGCCACTTCCGCGGCAACTTTATTTTATTTTCGAAGAAAATCCAATACCACTTCTTCCGCTGAAATATATAAGATCAAATATTATCCCTGGATGCCGCTCTTGTTTATTATCACCTATATCTTTGTCGGACTTGCCTGTATATATGCCAATCCGTCCTATGGAGTGACCTCGCTAATTGTATTTATAGCACTTGTTATGGTATATTTTATTATTAAGAAAATGGGGAGGGAGGAGACAAGGGGATAA
- a CDS encoding UpxY family transcription antiterminator, producing the protein MTTWKVLYVKSNYELKVEQQLKLLGIEHFLPKVQVCRKWSDRIKKLLVPAFPSYLFVRIDENDRSKVFKVPGMLKYVRHENRDAVLKEEELDLMRNSQSMLVPESLKTIQKLKGQMIRIKDGLLAGKTGLLVDFIGKKFVQMHLETIAMGFLIELPVEQLQLD; encoded by the coding sequence ATGACAACCTGGAAGGTCCTTTATGTCAAAAGCAATTACGAGCTTAAAGTAGAACAACAATTAAAGCTACTTGGCATAGAGCATTTTTTGCCGAAAGTGCAGGTTTGCAGAAAATGGTCAGATCGGATTAAAAAATTGTTGGTACCCGCATTTCCATCTTATTTATTTGTACGCATAGACGAGAATGACCGCAGTAAAGTGTTTAAGGTCCCGGGCATGTTGAAATACGTGCGTCATGAAAACCGGGATGCAGTATTAAAAGAAGAAGAGTTGGATTTAATGCGAAACAGTCAGTCGATGCTGGTACCTGAATCTTTAAAAACCATCCAAAAATTAAAAGGCCAAATGATCCGCATTAAAGACGGACTCTTAGCTGGAAAAACGGGTTTGTTGGTTGATTTCATAGGAAAAAAATTCGTTCAGATGCATCTGGAAACCATCGCAATGGGATTTTTAATTGAATTGCCTGTGGAGCAGTTGCAGTTGGACTGA
- a CDS encoding PLP-dependent transferase yields the protein MDLSYILNELGEERDQYFNAIAPPIIQTSNFKFNTVDDMRQRFKDEYGGYIYSRGLNPTVDILRKKLAALDEAEDALVFNSGASAIFSSVVPFVSSGDHIISVRNPYTWAQRLFNEFLPRFGVQTSYVEGKLLSDYENVFQDNTKLIYLESPNSWDFGLQDIEAISRFAKTKNCLVVIDNSYCSPYYQKPILLGADLVLQSATKYLAGHSDVVCGVLTGRKELLQKIFNLEYLTAGNGIQPFNAWLLMRGLRTLPARMDRIAKTTQTVIEYLKQHPKIESVVFPFDADFPQVELARKQMQGACGLVSFVVKTTDPKSIERFSESLKHIMMAVSWGGYESLIIPRIAGMELKDFNPLDPMHRLIRLYIGLEDADYIIADLEQALRCL from the coding sequence ATGGATTTATCATACATACTCAACGAACTTGGAGAAGAACGCGATCAGTATTTTAATGCGATTGCCCCACCTATCATTCAAACCAGTAATTTTAAATTTAATACGGTGGACGACATGCGTCAACGGTTTAAAGATGAATATGGAGGATATATTTATTCTCGTGGATTAAATCCGACTGTTGATATATTGAGAAAGAAACTTGCTGCGCTGGATGAAGCAGAAGACGCACTTGTTTTTAATAGTGGAGCCTCAGCAATTTTTTCATCGGTAGTACCTTTTGTTTCTTCAGGGGATCACATTATTTCTGTGAGAAATCCATATACCTGGGCACAAAGATTGTTTAATGAGTTTTTACCGCGCTTTGGTGTACAGACTAGTTATGTTGAAGGAAAATTGTTGAGTGATTATGAAAATGTTTTTCAGGATAATACGAAACTGATTTATTTAGAGTCACCGAATTCCTGGGATTTTGGTTTGCAGGATATTGAAGCCATTTCAAGGTTTGCAAAGACTAAAAACTGTCTGGTTGTCATTGACAATAGTTATTGCAGTCCTTATTACCAAAAGCCTATTTTATTAGGTGCAGATTTGGTATTGCAATCAGCAACCAAATACCTGGCAGGTCACAGCGATGTGGTATGTGGTGTTTTAACTGGGCGAAAGGAATTGTTGCAGAAAATTTTTAATCTTGAGTATTTAACTGCCGGAAATGGCATTCAACCTTTTAATGCCTGGTTATTGATGCGGGGATTGCGAACCTTGCCTGCCCGGATGGACCGCATTGCAAAGACTACACAAACTGTGATTGAATATTTAAAGCAACATCCTAAAATTGAATCCGTAGTTTTTCCATTCGATGCTGATTTTCCACAAGTAGAATTGGCGCGTAAACAAATGCAGGGAGCTTGTGGCTTGGTATCATTTGTAGTTAAAACAACAGATCCAAAAAGCATTGAACGTTTTAGTGAATCATTGAAGCACATTATGATGGCGGTTAGCTGGGGTGGTTATGAAAGTTTGATCATTCCACGTATTGCCGGTATGGAATTAAAAGATTTTAATCCGCTAGACCCAATGCATCGATTGATCCGTTTGTATATTGGTTTGGAGGATGCAGATTATATTATTGCAGATTTAGAACAGGCTCTCAGGTGTTTATAA
- a CDS encoding T9SS type A sorting domain-containing protein — MKIINFVLCLLLISPICGLSQNWAPTGAKWHFSKFYDYHKDIEEFTLIESVGDTIINGIPSTHLTITNNWACSITDNNVFMYQTLENKIYVKINSESEFHMLYNFSAEIGDSWKFPIMFNSMYTDTLKYTVTNIFTTSINGHERKVLSCNLEFNHGVFWYRVYTTQLIEGIGDIQYMFPWQSQLCDEDYIFGLRCYEDYKIGLYHYNTDVACDYILETSTSELDQNYDIELFLNSSLNRIYLNSPELNYLKIEVIDSQGKVLLREDGFLTEIVLNELAPGLYFLRIVNSRGKTIVRQLIKN, encoded by the coding sequence ATGAAAATAATTAACTTTGTATTATGCTTGTTGTTAATTTCTCCAATATGTGGATTGTCACAAAATTGGGCTCCAACTGGTGCGAAATGGCATTTTTCAAAATTTTATGATTATCATAAAGATATCGAAGAATTCACCTTAATTGAATCAGTTGGGGATACTATTATAAATGGCATCCCTTCAACTCATTTAACTATTACAAATAATTGGGCTTGCTCAATAACGGATAATAATGTTTTTATGTATCAGACATTGGAAAATAAAATTTACGTAAAAATTAATAGTGAATCGGAATTTCATATGCTGTACAATTTTTCAGCTGAAATTGGGGATTCTTGGAAATTCCCTATTATGTTTAACTCAATGTATACAGATACACTAAAATATACAGTAACTAATATTTTTACAACCAGCATAAATGGTCACGAAAGGAAAGTTTTATCCTGTAATCTTGAGTTTAATCATGGAGTTTTTTGGTATAGAGTATACACTACTCAATTGATTGAAGGCATAGGAGATATCCAATACATGTTTCCCTGGCAATCTCAATTGTGTGACGAAGATTACATTTTTGGACTGAGGTGTTATGAAGATTATAAAATTGGTCTGTACCATTATAATACCGATGTAGCATGTGATTATATTCTAGAAACTTCAACATCTGAATTAGACCAGAACTATGATATAGAGCTATTTCTTAATTCATCCTTAAACAGGATTTATTTGAATAGTCCAGAATTAAATTATTTGAAAATTGAAGTAATTGATTCACAAGGAAAAGTTTTATTGAGAGAAGATGGCTTTTTAACAGAAATTGTGCTGAATGAATTAGCACCGGGACTATATTTTTTAAGAATAGTTAATAGTAGAGGAAAAACCATCGTTAGACAATTAATAAAAAATTAA
- a CDS encoding toll/interleukin-1 receptor domain-containing protein — translation MYRKGIFISYSHRDKKWLDTIMTFLKPYTREEKISIWSDEQIMPGVRWDTEIKKQLETCRVALLLVTPNFLASDYIVDKELSLILKRAEEGELIIYWIAVSHSAYNLTELAKIQSANNPAKPLDELNKSERDKTLVKISEKIANAMDINAISNVLKIIDDFVPQQKAFVDNVEVDKRPKNYSIQAHQEHDKIELKSRDNYVVETITAEDLEKLDRNSKILIRSYENTMKDLFERWAELQPKSYSRDPIIRQDARDEMTIVRQDLCSQLNAILNYLQSMHKNLDDHYHHVRHICLQ, via the coding sequence ATGTATCGTAAAGGAATATTTATCAGCTATAGCCATCGAGACAAAAAGTGGTTAGACACAATTATGACTTTTCTTAAACCTTATACAAGAGAAGAAAAGATATCAATTTGGAGTGACGAACAAATAATGCCTGGTGTTCGTTGGGATACTGAAATAAAAAAGCAACTGGAGACATGCCGAGTAGCTCTCTTGCTTGTAACACCCAATTTTTTAGCTTCAGATTATATTGTTGACAAAGAATTGTCCTTAATTCTGAAAAGAGCAGAAGAAGGAGAACTAATAATTTACTGGATAGCAGTAAGTCATTCTGCATATAATCTTACAGAACTTGCCAAAATACAATCAGCGAACAACCCTGCTAAGCCATTGGATGAATTAAATAAATCAGAAAGAGATAAAACCTTAGTAAAAATCTCAGAAAAAATAGCTAATGCAATGGATATAAATGCAATTAGTAATGTTTTAAAGATTATTGATGATTTTGTGCCGCAACAAAAAGCATTTGTAGATAATGTAGAAGTTGATAAACGTCCAAAAAACTATTCAATTCAAGCTCATCAGGAACATGATAAAATTGAATTAAAGAGTAGAGATAATTATGTAGTTGAAACGATAACAGCCGAAGATTTAGAAAAGCTTGACAGAAATTCTAAGATACTTATTAGAAGTTATGAAAACACAATGAAAGACTTATTTGAACGATGGGCGGAATTACAACCAAAAAGTTACTCAAGAGACCCAATTATCCGACAAGACGCAAGAGATGAAATGACAATAGTTAGACAGGACTTGTGCTCTCAATTAAATGCTATTCTGAACTATTTGCAATCAATGCATAAAAATTTAGACGACCACTACCATCACGTTAGACACATTTGTTTACAATGA
- a CDS encoding SRPBCC family protein, with translation MPTNKVSLHRVLAAPVEKVYKAFTDADAMASWLPPYGFVCKVHSMDFRVGGNYKMSFINFTTGNGHSFGGEYLEIKPNELLKYSDQFDDPNLPGQMITTIEFKKVLCGTELFATQEGIPDVIPTEMCYLGWQESLDKLKRLVEPNIPDA, from the coding sequence ATGCCTACCAATAAAGTCAGCCTTCACCGAGTCTTAGCAGCTCCAGTCGAAAAAGTATATAAAGCATTTACAGATGCAGATGCTATGGCTTCCTGGTTGCCTCCTTATGGATTTGTATGCAAAGTACATAGCATGGATTTTAGAGTGGGAGGGAACTATAAAATGTCGTTTATAAATTTTACAACAGGAAACGGACACTCGTTTGGAGGAGAGTATTTGGAAATTAAACCGAATGAACTCTTAAAATATTCCGACCAATTTGATGATCCCAATTTACCTGGTCAAATGATTACTACCATTGAGTTTAAAAAAGTTTTGTGTGGTACCGAACTTTTTGCAACGCAAGAAGGAATTCCCGATGTGATTCCAACTGAAATGTGCTATTTAGGCTGGCAGGAATCCTTGGACAAATTGAAACGCCTGGTCGAACCCAATATTCCGGACGCTTAA
- a CDS encoding fibrobacter succinogenes major paralogous domain-containing protein, translating into MKNSLFFAICLFFGMLQAQVSTVTIGSQSWMNYNLNAPKYNDGTPIPKITSAAEWAGLTTGAYCYYNFDSTNYAAKFGKLYNWYAVAGIWDEASKTDVSKRKKLGPTGFHVATKKDWDTLINTLGGLGDAGGRLKGTVTDQWDTPNNGASNSSKFTAKGGGYMGKSGNFYYNLRYGYWWTATSEYEVDRMANAYSNYLYSGSGSIYKSTSDKKMGLSVRCVKD; encoded by the coding sequence ATGAAAAATTCTCTATTTTTTGCAATCTGTTTGTTTTTTGGAATGCTGCAAGCTCAAGTTTCAACTGTAACCATTGGCAGCCAATCCTGGATGAATTACAATTTAAATGCTCCCAAATACAATGATGGCACGCCCATACCCAAGATCACAAGTGCTGCAGAATGGGCCGGATTAACAACTGGAGCTTATTGTTATTACAATTTTGACTCCACCAATTATGCAGCAAAATTCGGAAAGTTGTATAATTGGTATGCGGTTGCAGGAATTTGGGATGAAGCTTCCAAAACAGACGTATCTAAAAGAAAAAAACTGGGTCCGACTGGATTTCATGTTGCCACCAAGAAAGATTGGGATACATTAATTAATACTTTAGGTGGATTAGGCGATGCCGGCGGTCGTCTTAAAGGAACCGTTACAGATCAATGGGACACTCCGAATAATGGAGCAAGCAATAGCTCTAAGTTTACAGCCAAAGGTGGTGGTTACATGGGTAAATCGGGAAACTTTTACTACAATTTACGTTATGGTTATTGGTGGACAGCCACCAGTGAATATGAAGTCGATCGAATGGCAAATGCATATTCAAACTATTTATACTCTGGCAGTGGATCGATTTATAAATCCACCTCCGACAAGAAAATGGGACTTTCTGTTCGATGCGTCAAGGATTGA
- a CDS encoding GNAT family N-acetyltransferase — translation MMNMKFNPFPSLTTERLKLRQLTPDDRHDIFALRSDPVINTYLDRAFCKSTEDALNFIYKVNDNIQKNNSVYWVISLKQTNTFVGTICLFDFSNEESSCEIGYELMTKFQGQGIMKEAAVKIIDYAFHTVLVRKIVAYSHQDNQKSTKLLTGIHFSKSLKINKENPDLQKYTLNNLL, via the coding sequence ATGATGAATATGAAATTCAATCCATTTCCAAGCTTAACAACGGAAAGACTGAAGCTCAGACAATTGACACCGGATGACCGGCACGATATTTTTGCATTGCGTTCTGATCCGGTAATAAATACCTATTTAGACAGAGCTTTTTGTAAGTCTACAGAAGATGCTTTAAATTTTATTTATAAGGTCAATGACAACATTCAAAAAAACAATTCCGTCTATTGGGTAATCAGCTTGAAACAGACAAATACATTTGTAGGAACCATTTGTCTCTTTGATTTTTCAAACGAAGAAAGTAGCTGTGAAATAGGCTACGAACTCATGACAAAATTTCAAGGACAGGGTATTATGAAAGAAGCGGCTGTAAAAATTATTGACTACGCATTTCACACAGTATTGGTTCGAAAAATAGTAGCTTATTCCCACCAAGACAATCAAAAGTCAACAAAACTTTTGACAGGAATTCATTTTAGTAAATCCTTAAAAATTAATAAAGAAAACCCAGATTTACAGAAGTACACTTTGAACAACTTGCTATAA
- a CDS encoding DUF4406 domain-containing protein — MAVNLTKKHINMIIGVAGPYSADTAEQRQINLDNMNKVAARLLELGHIPIIGMNAAIPVLEHANVSDKYKCTMDISLAVISTCDALLLLEESPGANKERDLILAKGRPVFKSIDEIVAITK; from the coding sequence TTGGCGGTAAACTTAACAAAAAAACATATTAACATGATAATTGGAGTAGCAGGACCTTACTCGGCGGACACCGCTGAACAGAGACAAATAAATTTAGACAACATGAATAAGGTTGCAGCTAGACTTCTTGAACTTGGACATATACCAATAATCGGAATGAATGCTGCCATACCAGTATTAGAACATGCTAATGTATCGGACAAATATAAATGCACAATGGACATTTCTCTTGCCGTTATTAGTACGTGTGACGCTTTATTACTTTTAGAAGAAAGCCCGGGCGCTAATAAAGAAAGGGACTTAATATTAGCAAAAGGCCGACCTGTATTTAAATCAATTGACGAAATAGTTGCGATAACTAAATAG
- a CDS encoding glyoxalase/bleomycin resistance/extradiol dioxygenase family protein — protein MAKQIFINLVVKDLQKSMDFYTALGFTNNPQFSDDKGKCMVWSETIFVMIMTTEKFSSFATKPLADTKANLAGIYALSLDSVDEMNTLMGKGLQAGGTEPSELKDYGFMQQRTIEDLDGHTWEFFYMDLSKFPTEQTA, from the coding sequence ATGGCAAAGCAAATATTTATCAATTTGGTCGTAAAGGACCTTCAAAAATCTATGGACTTTTATACCGCATTGGGCTTCACCAACAACCCTCAATTTTCTGATGACAAGGGGAAATGTATGGTCTGGAGTGAAACTATTTTTGTAATGATCATGACAACCGAAAAGTTTTCAAGTTTCGCAACTAAGCCCTTAGCAGATACCAAAGCAAATTTGGCGGGAATTTATGCATTGTCCTTAGATAGCGTGGACGAAATGAATACCCTGATGGGGAAAGGTCTGCAAGCAGGTGGAACCGAACCAAGCGAACTAAAAGATTATGGATTTATGCAACAAAGAACCATAGAAGATCTGGATGGCCACACCTGGGAATTTTTCTATATGGACCTGTCTAAATTTCCAACAGAACAAACTGCATAA